The genomic stretch TGTACTGTAAAACTGTAAATATAATAGGGAACTTGATATTAGTCACTTAAGTCATAAAAGGTGCTAAACCCAAATGAAAGAAAGATCCTGAACATTTCTTGTGCTGTTTACAGGGGatcacattttaattattatggtCTATAGTCGTAGTAATGACTGTAcactaatgtacagattttgctcttatggaaagaaattggtactttttttcaccaaagtggcattcaaatgatcacaatgtatagtcaggacattaataacatgaaaaattactattacaatttgaaaaaaaatttcagaacttcttaaactacttcttaaaaaatcctccacatgcagcaatgacagctttgcagatccttggcattccagctgtcagattgtctagatactcaggtgacatttcaccccacacttcctgtagcacttgccgtagatgtggctgtcttgtcgggcacttctcacgcaccttacagtctagctgatcccacaaaagctcaatgagtttaagatccataacactcttttccaattatctgctgtccaatgtctgtatttctttgcccactctaatcttttctttttgatttcctGTTTcgaaagtggctttttctttgcaattcttcccagaaGGCCTGCAcccatgagtcttctctttactgttgtacatgaaactggtgttgagcgggtagagttcaatgaagctgtcagctgaggacatgtgaggcgtctatttgtcaaactagagactctgatgtacttatcctcttgtttagttgtacatctggccttccacatctctttctgtccttgttagagccagttgtcctttgtctttgaagactgtagtgtacacctgtgtatgaaatcttcagttttttggtaatttcaagcattgtatagccttcattcctcaaaacaatgattgactggcaagtttctagagaaagcagtttcttttttgccatttatgacctaatattgaccttaagacatgccagtctgttgcgtactgtggcaactcaaaaacaaagacaatgttaagcttcattatcgaaccaaatagctttcaactgtgtttgatataatggcaagtgattttctagaaccaaatttgcaatttagcatgattacgcaaggataaggtgttggagtaatgtctgctggaaatggagcctgtctagatttgatcaaaaatgacttttttcaaatagcgatggtgctgtttttacatcagtaatgtcctgactatactttgtgatcagttgaatgccactttggtgaattaaagtaccaatttccttccgaaacagcaaaatctgtacattattccaaacatttggccgccagtgtagttgCTATGTTATTTTGGCAAAACTATGGTAACTATTGAAATCCTGTTTTTTGAAAACATGCCTTTTGTAGGTTTATAAATATGTAATGTCTTTGTTCTCACCTGATTTTAGTATTGTAATTACATAAAGcctattgtatgtgtgtgtgtgtgtgtgtgtgtgtgtgtgtgtgtgtgtgtgtgtgcgcgtgtgtgtgagtgtgaattgATGCATTTGTGCATCTAGAAGAATCACCTTGGAGGTCTTTCTTGGAGATCTCCTCTTGGAGACTGTACAAAAAGATAGTTACTGTAAATCCCCAAGAACATTCTCCTGAGAACTCTTTAACTGAGAAGTACAAGACCATTGTGTATCATTACTTATAGGAGACTTCCGAAGTTAACCAGTTTTTTTCGGAAAATCATAACTAGTTTGAATATTAACCACAAAGCTCCTTAAAAACATGAATTTTTCAAAGAGCacaaacttttagcagatatacacatttgaaATGTACAGTACAGTCTTTGTCTTctaggaaaatggaccaaaaatattgacgaCTCTGCTTGTATGCAGGGTTGATTActattgtccaatcaaatgctctctagaatgtgaATTTTCATGTCTCTTCCCCCTCAAACCATCTGCCTTTGACTAGAAATAGCAAATTGTTCTTTGTCATAAACGACTGGCTTTTAACTATTGCCTAAAACAAGAACTAGCCCTTTGAAAAGTTGCTGAACTTCCTATATAAGATCGACAtcagcacaggaaagaaaactgtaccCGTCAAACCATTTATGGGGTCTTTAACTCCTAAGTTTTTGTCCCTGTAAGAATTGTATTGTAAGTTTCTTCTAAAGTGTATAAAATAGGGCTGTGTTGATAtaatcaaatattgatatattgcaatactttttttcacaatattgtatcgatacttaaATCCATGTATCGTGTGAtatatcgtgatattttcagtgcagtcagagatgcTTCTATGAGGCACAAAAGAGACAGACTGATCCTACAGGATTCACGGTTTCTCTCACggacatgctggacctctctcGTGCGTTTGGATCTAGGGCCCgggaaaaatatagattttctacttaatcttcatttgtacGATCCCAGTGTCGATTCCTAAAATGGCAAGAatgctctttctttctatctgctaTCCCCAATAATCAGATGTGCATAAATACTTCCCATTTGCTACAAatatgtctgtgattagccactggctgtaATTTTTTAGacttcactcaccagtgtttgagtggttTAGTGGCATAGAAGTTCAGCATTGGGATCTTTTCACTGCGTGCTTAGAGTAAAATTTTTGTctctttctgtgtaatgtgattccaaagactggatgtctattttaatattctttctgttctctacagtctgttgtttatcaaaaacaacaaaagaagcatttcattctaatcacacatagcatggattctgtaaagaagccattcgaccaaacaaacactactgtcaaagtccctgccgctggtcttaaagagacagtaccattttagcacttgttctacatatctaagtgaatacttgtaaatagtacaaattaggcatctAAACAATAATCATGTAAtgatataatatatgcaatttcaatacacCATATTTATTAATGTAGTACATggactacatttttaaaaaagctaaaatgtcattaaaatgttgaaaaaatgtcatttgtaaaacTGATATGTCCGTAATTTGAAGGTCCCCTATATAaagaataacagcattagctgaaagagaatttctttcatactgtatgcaagcaaaatgTACATTATATGTATAAAAGCATCAGCTAAAGTGCATTCTAATTCACTTTGCTTTTTATTGACTTTTGCCAATCTAATTCAAATCAACAGGCACTTTAGGGCAGGAGCGCCCCCAGTTATCAACCCTATTTACACAGACTTTCCGAACTCAACGTCTGTCTCTCTTGCTCACAATCTGACGCTGGCCATCCCCAGTGGACAGAGCATCAATGTAACACTGTTCAATGTGACCAACCCCAAACCAGGAGACTGGTTTCTCGCCGCACACCTGCCGAAGGATGATGGCAAGATAGAGCAGCAGGTGTGCTTTTTCTGATAAATGTTTCCTGTTGATAGTGCCATACGGTTTGAAAATGTTGTAAAGgataaaggattagttcacccaaaaatgaaaagtcactcattatttactcacccccatgccaccccagatgtgtatgactttctttcttctggttaacacaaacaaagatttttagaagaatatctcagctctgtaggtccaaacaattcaagtgaaaggtgacctgaactttcaagctccaaaatcacataaaggcagcatagaagtattccataagactccagagatttaatccatgtcttctgaaggtgATTTTTTacgagcttcaaaggtctggccaccgttcacttgcattgtttggacctacagagctgagatattcttctaaaaatctttgtttgtgttctgcagaagaatgaaagtcatacacatctggggtggcatgagtgtgagtaaatgatgagagaatattcatttatgcaagaaccatccctttaaatgtaaatgtttggccACTGAATGCGCTACTTGTATGTTTGGCTATTTAATATCTGATAAGAGGAACAGAAGTGAATGATTGCTTGTTTGATTGCTTTGTATTTTAGGGACTGCCATCTTGCTCATATTTGTTCCAGCCTCAGATGTTTGTGAGGAGAGCTGCTGACCTGTCAGTCCTGCAACACAACATTCCGCTCTCTCAGATACTAACAACAGCTCAAGCTCAAGCTCTGCTTAAGTACGCATTGTGCATATTTATGTGTGTATGAAAGAGATTATACTGTTTGTATTATTAGAATGTTGTTTTACTATgttactggtaacactttacaattagttTCCATTCgtaatgttagttaatgcattaggtatcatgaactaacaatattacagcatttattaatcttggttaatgttagtttataaaaatacagttggtcattgttagttcatgttagttcataatgcattaactaatttgtGTTACCTACTAATTAATGGGCCTGCCCTGCACAGTAGGATTGTGTCAGGATGATCGACTAGTCATCCACCAACCTATTAGTTCAttagtgagatttttttttaagcctgtttacatttacatttacatttattcatttggcagacgcttttatccaaagtgacttacaaaagaggaaaacataatgaatcatcttaaggagacagtggtacgaaaagtgccatattactcCATTACATGGAGTTGGAGTTTTACTTGTTAGtaaaatatttagcatttttttaatgctttaaagtGGATGAATTAAGATTTGTAATTTCTTGGAGAGGATTTTAGCATGCTGAAGTCTTGGGCATGTTActtgtcctgcaccatttgtgctacggaGATGAATGATACCTTCTACTGGGTTTTTTTCTGTTGATGTGCTATTACTTTAAAGCGTTGAGACTTACTATCTTTTGCCTCTTGGAGGATAAAGCGAGTGGGAAAGAAAATTGCATAGACTTTGATAGAAGGACCTGAGGACATTGGAGGAGACATGGGGGCTGAGGGTTGGGCTTTTTTGACTtgccacccagagcaccctagcaactgcatagcgatgtgctaaaaatcactcagaacaccatagcaaccacccacaacaccctagcttTGAGATTAGTTTGATAATGctagtttaataataattttagctACAAGTCAATGCATACTACTCTCCGATTTGTATATCACACTATcagtgtaaaataaatgtaaaaaaaaaaaaatgcacagattatgtgtatgtctgtttggtgtgtttaatatttataaatagtgGATACGAATATGTAAAGTGTCTGTTTTCTTTCaattctgatatatttttatatgtctGTTCTATTTAGGGTCTTTGTCCCAGAGTTCTCCTCCAGGTTGGATGTTTTCATATTGGCCTGTTCTGTTAGCGGCAAGCCTGGAAATGATTGTGGGCTGTCCGTCACTGTGGGCTCCGGCACTTTAAGTCAGGACTCTGCTGTGAAAGTGAACTGTTCAGGAGTCAAACTCTGCTCTGCGTCAGTCTCTATCCCCCCGTGGAACACCTGGGTGCTGGTTAATGTTGAAACTAGTCTGCCAAACACCACCGTGGGTTTCAACATCTCTGCCAATGTCACAGGTCTGTCTTTAAGGGtgaaacaatataattttttcagaAGTCATACTGTCCTTGACCTTATAAGAGGACTTAGGCTTCCTTTTAgtccattttaaaattgattggaTCTCAGTCCACTTTACATTCACACTGTTGTTTGTTTGGAACCCAGACCAGtagaatttgggggggggggttcccctttttctcctaatttggaatgcccaattcccaatgtgctttttaagtcctcgtggccgcgtagtgattcgcctcagtccgggtggcagaggacaaatcccagttgcctccacgtctgagaccgtcaacccgcttatcttatcacgtggcttgttgagcacattgccatgaAGACATtgcgagtgtggaggcttcacaccacccaccgcagcaaccacgctcaactcaccacgcaccccaccgagaacgaaccacattatagcgaccacgaggaggttaccccatgtgactctaccctccctagcaaccgggccaatttggttgcttaggagacatagctggagtcactcagcatgccctgggattcgaactagcgatctagcgaactccaggggtggtagccagcgtattttaccactgagctacacaggcccccgtAGGAAGACTTTTGAGAGTGTGTAGCTACATTTACCATTATTACGTTTACGAATTACATTTCTCTgattccttctctctctcctcttcatcaCACACTCAGTGGGCTGTAAACCTTTGAGCGTCTCTTCAGATTTCAACACCTCAGCCTTTATTCATACCATCATTGCTCCCCAAAGCAACAGCTCTGGTGCCCTCGGCAACACATCCTTTTCCTTAAGAGACCAACAGGGCCTCCGTGATAACAGCTCTGAGCCTTTGTGCATGAGAAGTCCATCAGTGTTCAGAGAGGAGCAGGATGTACTTTCACTGCGCTTCATAGTGCCCGGTAGCAACCTGAGCGTGACCTCTGACCTTCCAACTGTGCTCACACTTGACCTGGACTCTGACGCTGACAGTGGTGGCACACTTGTTGTACAGCTTCACCTGAACACTGTAAGCAACTATGTGTatgatcatgtctgtgtgtgtatgttcatgGATTAACTATTTGTTATGGTTTTGTTGATGTGAGTTTACAAATAAATAGTGTTGCTGATGCTCATTGACTAAAATGGAATGAACTGATGAATCAATGGTTTTAGTAAAGTATAAATCTTTATAAAATGGATAACTCCAGCCCTAAATTCTGATTAGATGAGCCACGTTCAAAATcgttgtaaaaataaacaatatacacaCATCTGTAACCGCACACCAGTTGAATTCTGTGTTAATGCGGCAAATTTCTGTATTGCTTGGCAGTAACATTATATTGCTGGATGCTTACTTAGGAATTACATTTGTGTTAtattatgtaaaattattatattatgttatgatatattatattattatgtaatattatatttagtgttttatatatatatatatatatatatatgctaaactatttaattgtgattaatcgcatggTTTTtcagttaattgcaattaatcgcagattttgaaagtgctgaaattgaaCTCTTTAcatacttttcctgtcaaaatgcatttagttccttgttagaaaataaaataaaatatgtaacaataatgttttattaacatttttcaaacaaagcattccacagtataaagacaaaaatgcactaaaatagcaccaatttaaaagtctaagtgggaggttgacaaaCAAAAATACCCCCtagtttcattgcaatgggcattaaatctcttaaaccctcatcctccacaattttAAAAGTGGCTATTAACTTTGCTACAGTAATCGTGAAGACACATTTACAAGAtttgccactttgaactccacatgaaaagtgcttgcagagaacgttttgttttgctttgctgaTGCTTCACTCTAGCGTGTCGTGTGAATGCGGTTCATCACAAGTCCTATCTGGGTTTGTTATGTTCAAAAAATTacagttaagaggtcctttctccatcacttgatcagtGACTCGgaattgctgtgtgtgtgtgtgtgtgtttgtggtgtgtgtgtgtctgtgtaatgaCCCCAGACATAGCGCAAAGGTCCACCCTATTCCAACCTGTGTTCAGTGCTCACactgagctgaataaaatgtcagaatctaatgtgaaaattggtaaatgtgttagtcgttattaagaaaaattaatcaTATGCTTTAACCCATTAATTTCGACTGctctaattatattatattgtattaaataGTTTGTGTTTTATTCATAATGTGTTTTAACATTGTTTACTGAATcacgtttaaatgtatttatcatGTGTTTGTGGCACAGAgcactctgattggtggatttagAGGTGTCAACACATGTCTCACACCTTCTGCTCCTGTACTCAATCTCAACAGCAGTAAACCATGTGCCACAGGTCAGTCACACTTCAAACCTGTCTATAATAGGATACATGTTTAAAAGTGTACATGTCACATTttaaactgtgtgtgtttatgcatatAGGGTTTGCACAGGGCTATTCTCTAAGCGTGACCCGCAATGAATCGAATGCACTTTTGAGGATTCCATTCCCAGAAGCAGCAATGTGGTACCTAAGCCTGCAGACTGTCTGCAATGACAGGTTAGTTGTGCATGCACACACTTACATTGCGGTACTCACATACAGATTAAGATGGAATTAGATGGATTATATAGACATTTCTTTACGGGTTTTGCTATCTTAGCATGACAGTTATGAGATGTTTAAAGggttagatcacccaaaaatgaaaattctctaatcatttactcaccctcatgccatcccagctgtttatgactttctttcttcatcagaacacatttgaagaaaaatataaaaacatcttagctcagcaggtccttaaaatgcaattggATGGGTATacaacatttgaagctccaaaaagaacagacagtcagcataaatgtcatctatatgactccactggttaaattaatgtcttctaaggcgaaatgatcgcttttggtgaaaaaagtataaatatttaagtactttctaactataaatcatcgcttcagGTCAGCAGCAGCAATACGCATGTGACATAATCACGTTGGCGTGTTCACACGAGAACAGACGTacgtgcgacacacccggaagagcaccactgtttacaactgagtaggaggaacgctgttcagaagcttcgttggttttatctgtttgtttacgtGAGATTAGAtccataacatgccaacgcgaatacgtcacacgagaccGCATGAACTCTGCCATCTAGTGAATGTGTGAAGGGCTGCCGACCGGAAGcgattgtttatagttaaaaagtacttaaatatggatATTTTCTGCAGCAAAAGGTAttgtttcgctttagaagacattaatttaacgagtggagtcgtatagatgacatttatgctgactgtctgttctttttggagcttcaaatattGTATCCCCATCCACTTGCgttttaaggaccttctgagctaagatatattctgtttttcttcaaatgtgttctgatgaaagaaagtcatacacacctgggatggcattagagtgagtaaatgatgagaagtaACCCTTCAACAGAGTCAACATTAAACTGCAttggcaacccattttacttcagtaatctgacatatttccaagtgaaacaggatatagGTGCGCCTTTCttttttattgaacatttattgaattgtgaaaagtggacattccataacagaatggagccaggtggttggagggaaAGAATTGGGAAAAAGAGGGATTGTTGATGTCAGCAcacctttttgtttttcaatgAGACCAGGCAcatgtattaaaaaagtaaatagggtcaattgtGATTTCAAGTTGACCTT from Myxocyprinus asiaticus isolate MX2 ecotype Aquarium Trade chromosome 7, UBuf_Myxa_2, whole genome shotgun sequence encodes the following:
- the pgap6 gene encoding post-GPI attachment to proteins factor 6; translated protein: MEKYFALCLLLHAIAGCFANDLTYLNGFYSKTPQKLSKYSWFGNVRLHHFRVPEDAVLVRWLLTVTRGSDLNCGSQNITVHFRAGAPPVINPIYTDFPNSTSVSLAHNLTLAIPSGQSINVTLFNVTNPKPGDWFLAAHLPKDDGKIEQQGLPSCSYLFQPQMFVRRAADLSVLQHNIPLSQILTTAQAQALLKVFVPEFSSRLDVFILACSVSGKPGNDCGLSVTVGSGTLSQDSAVKVNCSGVKLCSASVSIPPWNTWVLVNVETSLPNTTVGFNISANVTVGCKPLSVSSDFNTSAFIHTIIAPQSNSSGALGNTSFSLRDQQGLRDNSSEPLCMRSPSVFREEQDVLSLRFIVPGSNLSVTSDLPTVLTLDLDSDADSGGTLVVQLHLNTSTLIGGFRGVNTCLTPSAPVLNLNSSKPCATGFAQGYSLSVTRNESNALLRIPFPEAAMWYLSLQTVCNDSVDCRNASSIISVSVSISACIDDCGSYGDCKLLRTNSYLYAACVCKAGWQGWGCTDPSFAQSFSRQMAAALLLTLSNLFFIPPIVIALYRGYHTEAAVYFFTMFFSTFYHACDQPGVTVMCIMDYDTLQFCDFLGSVVSVWVTIVCMARLQEPVKYMLFMAGTLVISMVMQLDRRGLWNLLGPVLFSLVIMVTAWVYRGVKRHHCYPPSWRRWVLFLLPGIVSALIGVCVYVFAQTDSNYFYTHSIWHVMVATSVVFLLPPREKHVPSWGWTHKICGYKLCKNEKEELYTVT